The following proteins are encoded in a genomic region of Sphingobacteriales bacterium:
- the purT gene encoding formate-dependent phosphoribosylglycinamide formyltransferase, translating into MKKILLLGSGELGKELVIALKRLGQYVIAVDSYNDAPAQQVADEREIINMLDGSALDAIVAKHRPDMIVPEIEAIRTERFYDYEQQGITVVPSAKAANFTMNRKAIRDLAAKELGLKTAKYEYADSLEELTAAVEKIGIPCVIKPLMSSSGKGQSVIKTESDISKAWEYAQSGKRGDYTEIIVEAFVNFYKEITLLTVTQINGPTLFCPPIGHRQERGDYQESWQPAFVKSKDLAEAERMAGTVTNALTGAGIWGVEFFLADDGVYFSELSPRPHDTGMVTLAGTQNFSEFELHARAILGLPIPEITLERAGASAVILAEKDGSHPLYTGLEDAMSHTKSDIRIFGKPTTRPYRRMGVALAYDKVGSDVDAIKERAVEIAKMIKVSST; encoded by the coding sequence ATGAAAAAAATACTATTATTAGGTTCCGGTGAATTGGGCAAGGAACTGGTGATTGCCCTGAAACGACTGGGGCAATATGTGATTGCCGTTGATTCCTATAATGATGCTCCCGCACAACAGGTGGCCGATGAGCGGGAAATCATCAACATGCTGGACGGTTCAGCGCTGGATGCCATTGTAGCCAAACACCGGCCAGACATGATAGTACCGGAGATTGAAGCCATCCGCACCGAACGGTTTTATGACTACGAGCAACAGGGTATCACGGTGGTACCCAGTGCGAAAGCGGCCAACTTCACCATGAACCGTAAAGCAATTCGGGATCTGGCAGCAAAAGAATTGGGTTTAAAGACAGCTAAATATGAATATGCCGATAGTCTGGAAGAGCTAACGGCTGCTGTCGAAAAGATTGGTATACCCTGTGTGATAAAACCATTAATGAGTTCATCCGGGAAGGGACAATCCGTTATTAAAACTGAATCAGATATTTCAAAAGCCTGGGAATATGCGCAGTCCGGCAAGCGCGGCGACTACACGGAAATCATCGTGGAAGCGTTTGTCAATTTCTATAAGGAAATCACGCTATTAACGGTTACACAAATAAACGGCCCTACTTTATTTTGTCCGCCAATCGGACACAGACAAGAACGCGGAGATTATCAGGAAAGCTGGCAGCCTGCGTTTGTTAAATCGAAAGATTTAGCAGAAGCGGAAAGAATGGCTGGTACCGTTACAAATGCACTGACAGGAGCAGGCATCTGGGGTGTGGAATTTTTCCTGGCGGATGACGGTGTTTATTTTTCAGAGTTATCCCCAAGACCCCATGATACCGGCATGGTCACCCTGGCCGGTACACAGAATTTCTCAGAATTTGAATTGCACGCACGTGCTATCTTAGGGTTGCCGATTCCTGAAATCACTTTAGAACGGGCAGGTGCCAGCGCCGTTATTTTAGCGGAAAAAGATGGTTCACATCCACTCTATACCGGATTGGAAGATGCCATGAGTCATACTAAAAGTGATATACGGATTTTTGGGAAACCCACCACGCGTCCTTATCGCAGAATGGGTGTTGCACTCGCTTATGATAAAGTGGGAAGTGATGTGGATGCCATAAAAGAACGTGCCGTTGAAATTGCAAAGATGATTAAAGTAAGCTCAACCTAA
- a CDS encoding histidine phosphatase family protein, which yields MATIYLIRHGQAQFGMEEYDALSPTGIEQATLLGASLLQRNVIPTKIISGAMKRHQQTMQYCLEKMNLSDVERITNDDWNEFDHRDIIAKYEPRYADLNELKKDILLDKSPKEKITEVLIGAVSRWTGGQHQDYNESWITFCERVRNGLQKIESETQKDDVVFVFSSGGSISVILQKILDLSVQKTFELQLNIANCSITKLKTSSLGLRLLAFSDHAHFEGDHANWLTYK from the coding sequence ATGGCAACAATCTATTTAATACGTCACGGACAGGCACAATTCGGCATGGAAGAATACGACGCGCTTTCACCCACCGGCATCGAACAGGCAACATTACTCGGAGCAAGTCTGCTGCAACGCAATGTCATTCCGACAAAAATTATTTCCGGTGCTATGAAACGCCATCAACAGACGATGCAGTATTGTTTAGAGAAAATGAATTTGTCTGATGTAGAAAGAATAACCAACGATGACTGGAACGAATTTGACCATCGCGATATCATTGCAAAATACGAGCCGCGTTATGCCGATTTAAATGAACTGAAGAAGGATATTCTTCTGGATAAAAGTCCGAAAGAAAAGATTACGGAAGTACTCATTGGTGCTGTCAGCCGTTGGACCGGCGGACAGCACCAGGACTACAACGAAAGTTGGATAACATTTTGCGAACGTGTAAGAAACGGCTTGCAAAAAATAGAAAGCGAAACGCAAAAAGACGATGTAGTTTTTGTATTCAGTTCCGGTGGCAGCATATCCGTTATTCTTCAAAAGATCCTGGATTTATCCGTGCAGAAAACGTTTGAACTCCAGTTGAATATTGCCAACTGTTCGATTACAAAACTCAAGACGTCATCGCTTGGTTTACGATTGCTCGCCTTTTCCGACCATGCTCATTTTGAAGGTGATCATGCCAATTGGCTGACGTATAAGTAA
- a CDS encoding phosphotransferase family protein, translating into MNEQLIDKAKPVREKEQLPLDKVDAWIKNNIPSVTGTPEITQYTGGASNWTYRIKYDSHDLILRRPPAGTKAASAHDMKREYDIQKALMPYYTVPEMLAFCSDHSVMDCDFYIMRRVEGIIPRANLPKELNLEKELVRQLCLNVIDKLIELHKIDINSSGLDKFGKGKGYSERQINGWSERYNKAKTWNVPKFAKVMKWLKANIPEEEGICLIHNDFRFDNVILDAENPMKIIGVLDWEMATIGDPMMDLGNTLAYWVQADDDFMAKSTRRQPTNAEGMLTRKEVIRYYCDKMGFEPKQFTFYEVYGLFRLAVIAQQIYYRYYHKQTRNKEFKKFWILIHYLNWRCKKAINQSIS; encoded by the coding sequence ATGAATGAACAACTCATTGATAAAGCCAAACCCGTTCGCGAAAAGGAGCAACTGCCTTTAGATAAGGTAGATGCCTGGATAAAAAATAATATACCAAGTGTTACCGGAACACCCGAAATCACCCAATACACCGGCGGAGCATCCAACTGGACGTACAGAATAAAATACGATTCACACGATCTGATTTTGCGCCGCCCCCCCGCGGGTACCAAAGCAGCTTCCGCACATGACATGAAGCGCGAATACGACATTCAGAAAGCGCTGATGCCGTATTACACCGTACCTGAAATGCTGGCATTTTGCAGCGATCATTCTGTAATGGATTGTGATTTTTATATCATGCGCAGAGTGGAAGGCATTATTCCGCGTGCCAATCTTCCAAAAGAATTGAATCTTGAAAAAGAACTAGTCAGGCAATTATGTTTGAATGTTATTGATAAATTAATTGAATTACACAAAATTGATATCAATTCTTCAGGTTTGGATAAATTTGGAAAAGGAAAAGGCTATAGCGAACGGCAAATCAATGGCTGGAGCGAACGATACAACAAAGCGAAAACCTGGAATGTGCCGAAGTTTGCTAAAGTGATGAAATGGCTGAAAGCCAATATTCCGGAGGAGGAGGGAATCTGCCTGATTCATAATGATTTTCGTTTTGACAATGTGATTTTAGATGCGGAAAACCCGATGAAGATTATCGGCGTACTGGATTGGGAAATGGCCACCATCGGAGACCCTATGATGGATTTGGGAAATACACTGGCCTATTGGGTGCAGGCAGATGATGATTTCATGGCAAAGTCAACCAGACGACAACCTACCAATGCGGAAGGCATGCTGACCAGAAAAGAAGTCATCCGGTATTATTGCGATAAAATGGGGTTTGAACCAAAACAATTTACCTTTTATGAAGTGTACGGATTGTTTAGACTGGCCGTTATTGCACAGCAGATCTATTACCGCTATTACCATAAACAGACACGGAATAAAGAATTTAAAAAATTCTGGATACTCATTCATTACCTCAACTGGCGATGCAAGAAAGCAATTAATCAATCAATTAGCTAA
- a CDS encoding alpha/beta hydrolase — protein sequence MQSIQSITVQTFINVFRRSLFVHKTEANTIRVGFERMSNISKFPRFVKKEELTYAGVDASWFIPEGYGKSKTILYLHGGGYVMGSVNTHRALIARIARATNCKALAINYRKSPENLYPAAIEDAVNTYKQMIADGYENIFIMGDSAGGGLSLALLQMIKKQKLQKAAGTVLLSPWTDLTLSGDSVHSKKDVDPLIQPHLLEIFSKRYYGNEDPANPLISPLFADVKGFPPTLIQVGGNEILLDDSTRIAQKLNKAGVRVKLDIFENMMHVWQFFGGIMPEANRAIEEIGEFVKSIKVSTKADKLDTMAVY from the coding sequence ATGCAAAGTATACAGAGTATTACCGTACAAACCTTTATTAATGTTTTCAGAAGAAGCCTCTTTGTCCATAAAACCGAGGCAAACACCATAAGGGTTGGTTTCGAGCGGATGTCTAACATTTCCAAATTCCCCCGATTTGTCAAAAAGGAAGAACTCACCTATGCCGGTGTCGATGCTTCCTGGTTTATCCCGGAGGGATACGGTAAATCCAAGACTATATTGTATTTGCATGGCGGCGGTTATGTGATGGGTTCCGTCAATACACACAGGGCATTGATAGCAAGGATAGCGAGAGCCACCAACTGTAAGGCACTGGCCATTAATTACAGAAAATCTCCTGAAAACCTGTATCCGGCAGCCATTGAAGATGCAGTCAATACCTACAAGCAAATGATAGCAGATGGATATGAGAATATTTTCATCATGGGTGACTCGGCAGGCGGCGGTTTGTCGCTCGCATTGCTGCAAATGATTAAGAAACAGAAGCTCCAGAAGGCCGCCGGTACGGTATTGTTATCGCCCTGGACAGATTTGACTTTAAGTGGCGATAGCGTTCACTCCAAAAAGGACGTGGATCCACTGATACAGCCGCATTTACTGGAAATATTTTCCAAACGGTATTATGGAAATGAAGACCCTGCCAATCCATTGATATCTCCGCTGTTCGCAGACGTGAAAGGGTTTCCGCCAACATTGATACAGGTGGGTGGCAATGAAATCTTGCTGGATGACTCGACGCGTATTGCGCAGAAACTCAATAAGGCAGGTGTAAGGGTCAAGCTGGATATCTTTGAGAATATGATGCATGTATGGCAGTTTTTTGGTGGTATTATGCCGGAAGCCAACAGAGCGATTGAGGAAATAGGTGAATTTGTAAAATCTATTAAGGTCTCCACAAAAGCGGATAAATTGGATACGATGGCAGTTTACTAA
- a CDS encoding acyl-CoA dehydrogenase family protein, giving the protein MDFQHNLRTLEYIKKVRQFIDQKIRPAEEEYFKEIHHRNLGSDWKKWTVSPVVEDLKQQAKATGLWNLFLPDTEHGQGLSTIEYAPLAEEMGKSFLAPEIFNCNAPDTGNMEVLHKYGTAEQKATWLSPLLSGDIRSAFCMTEPDVASSDATNMQATALIEGDEIVINGTKWWSSGIGHPNCKVIIFMGLSDPSAHRHAQHSMVLVPVDTPGVTVERMLPVFGEYDEPYGHGEVSFKNVRVPLSNMILGKGRGFEIAQGRLGPGRIHHCMRCIGAAEYVLKLLIERGLSRVAFGKPIINLGGNRERIADFRIAIDQARLMTLFAAWKLDTVGALGAMTEISAIKVVAPNVLQQVTDEAIQIHGGAGVSNDFPFTAFFAVARCIRIADGPDAVHRGLIARFELLKYPNAGK; this is encoded by the coding sequence ATGGATTTTCAACACAACCTCCGGACACTCGAATACATTAAGAAAGTACGGCAGTTTATAGACCAGAAAATTAGACCTGCTGAAGAAGAATACTTCAAAGAAATACATCACAGAAATCTGGGGAGCGACTGGAAAAAATGGACCGTTTCTCCCGTTGTGGAGGATTTAAAGCAACAGGCGAAAGCGACAGGCTTGTGGAACTTGTTTTTGCCGGACACAGAACATGGACAGGGATTGTCCACGATTGAATACGCACCGCTGGCGGAAGAAATGGGTAAAAGTTTTCTGGCACCCGAGATTTTTAACTGCAATGCACCGGATACAGGCAATATGGAAGTACTCCATAAATATGGCACTGCTGAACAAAAGGCGACATGGCTCTCACCGTTGCTCAGCGGAGATATACGTTCGGCATTCTGTATGACGGAACCTGACGTCGCCTCCTCGGATGCCACCAATATGCAGGCAACAGCTTTGATTGAGGGGGATGAGATTGTCATTAATGGTACCAAATGGTGGAGTTCCGGCATCGGACATCCAAATTGTAAGGTCATCATCTTTATGGGTTTATCGGATCCTTCCGCACATCGGCATGCCCAGCACAGCATGGTATTGGTTCCTGTCGATACACCCGGTGTGACCGTTGAACGTATGCTGCCCGTTTTTGGAGAGTATGACGAACCTTACGGCCACGGTGAAGTGTCTTTCAAAAATGTGCGCGTTCCGTTATCCAACATGATTCTGGGAAAAGGAAGAGGTTTTGAAATTGCACAGGGACGATTAGGCCCCGGCAGAATCCACCATTGCATGCGCTGCATTGGTGCTGCGGAATATGTTTTGAAACTGCTGATTGAAAGAGGATTGTCAAGGGTGGCATTTGGTAAGCCTATCATCAATTTAGGAGGCAACAGGGAACGCATTGCAGATTTCAGGATTGCCATCGACCAGGCGAGATTGATGACGTTGTTTGCTGCCTGGAAGTTAGATACGGTTGGTGCGTTGGGTGCGATGACGGAGATTTCAGCGATCAAGGTGGTGGCGCCGAATGTGCTGCAACAGGTAACAGACGAAGCCATACAGATTCATGGTGGCGCAGGTGTTTCTAATGATTTTCCGTTTACCGCATTTTTTGCGGTGGCGAGATGTATCCGAATTGCAGATGGCCCCGATGCCGTGCACCGCGGTCTGATTGCACGGTTTGAATTGCTGAAGTATCCGAATGCAGGTAAGTAA
- a CDS encoding acetyl-CoA C-acetyltransferase encodes MAEAYIYDCVRTPRGKGKKNGALHEVTPTELLAQMLKAIQKRNNLDTSLVEDVIIGCVTPIGDQGGNIAKTAVMMADYSDSVPGFQLNRFCASGLEAVNLAAMKVRSGWQDLIIAGGVESMSRVPMGYDGGAWVLDMRVNSHTHFIPQGISADLIATLEGFSREDCDNYALRSQKLAGIAKAEGRFKKSIVPVTDINGLTVLAEDEFNRPDTTLEGLLSLAPSFQMMGEMGFDSVALQKYTTLEKINHIHTPGNSSGIVDGASLVLIGSKEIGEKLGLKPRAIIRSVAVTSTEPTIMLTGPGPASHLALKKAGMTISDIDLVEMNEAFASAVLRLQKDLNVPDEKLNVNGGAIALGHPLGATGAMILGTLVDELERTGKSTGLATLCVGGGMGIATIVERV; translated from the coding sequence ATGGCAGAAGCTTATATCTACGACTGCGTGCGGACACCACGCGGCAAAGGCAAAAAAAACGGTGCATTACATGAAGTCACACCCACTGAATTGCTGGCACAAATGCTGAAAGCAATTCAAAAAAGAAATAACCTCGATACGTCTTTAGTGGAAGACGTGATCATTGGTTGTGTAACGCCTATCGGTGATCAGGGCGGTAACATCGCAAAGACAGCCGTGATGATGGCTGATTATTCGGATTCGGTTCCGGGTTTTCAGCTGAACCGTTTCTGCGCGTCCGGTCTGGAAGCCGTGAATCTGGCTGCGATGAAAGTACGCTCCGGCTGGCAGGACCTGATCATTGCAGGCGGTGTGGAATCGATGAGCCGTGTGCCCATGGGCTACGATGGCGGTGCATGGGTACTGGATATGCGCGTGAACAGTCATACGCATTTCATACCGCAAGGTATCAGCGCTGACTTGATTGCTACGCTGGAAGGTTTCAGCAGGGAAGATTGTGACAACTATGCCTTGCGTTCGCAAAAACTGGCAGGTATCGCCAAGGCGGAAGGCCGTTTCAAAAAATCCATCGTACCTGTAACAGATATTAACGGACTAACGGTTTTAGCGGAAGATGAATTCAATCGTCCGGATACGACATTGGAAGGTTTATTGTCTTTAGCACCGTCTTTCCAGATGATGGGTGAAATGGGCTTTGATTCCGTGGCATTGCAAAAATATACGACATTGGAAAAAATCAATCATATCCATACACCGGGCAACTCTTCCGGAATTGTGGATGGTGCCAGCCTGGTGTTGATTGGTTCCAAAGAAATCGGAGAAAAATTAGGATTGAAACCAAGAGCGATTATCCGTTCGGTAGCCGTTACGTCAACAGAACCTACCATCATGCTTACAGGTCCCGGCCCGGCTTCGCATCTGGCCCTGAAAAAAGCAGGTATGACCATCAGCGATATTGACTTGGTGGAAATGAATGAAGCGTTTGCCTCCGCGGTATTGCGTTTGCAAAAAGACCTGAACGTGCCGGATGAAAAACTGAACGTAAATGGCGGAGCGATTGCATTAGGCCATCCACTGGGTGCTACGGGTGCCATGATTCTGGGAACATTGGTAGACGAGCTGGAACGTACCGGAAAATCTACCGGTTTGGCTACACTTTGTGTGGGCGGAGGAATGGGAATTGCGACGATAGTGGAAAGAGTATAG
- a CDS encoding O-acetylhomoserine aminocarboxypropyltransferase/cysteine synthase — MSSYRFETLQLHAGQEVDPTTGSRAVPIYQTTSYQFKDTEHAANLFGLREFGNIYTRIMNPTTDVFEKRIAALEGGVAALATASGQSAQFLALNNILEAGDNFVSTSFLYGGTYNQFKVAFKRLGIDVRFADGDNPTSFEKLIDDKTKAIYLESIGNPRGNVPDWAAFKAISDKYDIPIVVDNTFGAGGYLFQPLKHGAHIVVASATKWIGGHGTSIGGVIVDGGNYNWGNGKYKQFTEPSEGYHGLKFWDVFGTPGPFGNIAFIIRARVEGLRDFGASVSPFNSFLFLQGLETLSLRVERHSQNALALAQWLQQHPKVEKVTYTGLPDSPYHELAKKYLTNGFGSVFTFDVKGGYDAAKKFINSLKLTSHVANVGDVKTLAIHSASTTHEQLTDAEQAASGVSRSSIRVSVGIEHIDDIKADFDQALNV, encoded by the coding sequence ATGAGTAGTTACAGATTTGAAACATTACAGCTGCACGCCGGCCAGGAAGTGGATCCAACAACAGGCTCTCGCGCTGTTCCGATTTACCAAACCACCTCTTATCAGTTTAAGGATACTGAACATGCGGCTAATCTGTTTGGCCTTCGTGAATTCGGCAATATCTATACACGTATCATGAACCCGACAACGGATGTGTTTGAGAAACGAATAGCAGCGCTGGAAGGCGGCGTGGCGGCACTGGCGACGGCATCCGGACAATCCGCGCAGTTTCTGGCGCTAAACAATATTCTCGAAGCAGGGGACAATTTTGTTTCCACTTCCTTTTTATACGGAGGTACTTATAACCAGTTTAAAGTTGCATTTAAACGTTTAGGTATTGATGTTCGCTTTGCAGATGGTGACAATCCGACAAGTTTTGAAAAACTAATTGATGATAAGACAAAAGCGATTTATCTGGAATCTATCGGAAACCCTAGAGGCAATGTGCCTGACTGGGCTGCTTTTAAGGCTATTTCTGATAAATACGATATACCGATTGTTGTTGATAATACGTTTGGCGCAGGCGGTTATTTATTTCAACCCTTAAAACATGGAGCTCATATTGTCGTGGCATCTGCCACCAAATGGATTGGCGGTCATGGTACGTCCATAGGTGGAGTTATTGTAGACGGCGGAAATTATAACTGGGGCAATGGAAAATACAAGCAGTTTACAGAACCTTCCGAAGGTTACCATGGTTTGAAATTCTGGGATGTATTCGGTACGCCCGGTCCTTTCGGCAATATTGCCTTCATCATCCGTGCGCGGGTGGAAGGATTGCGTGATTTTGGTGCTTCTGTTTCCCCTTTCAATTCCTTCCTGTTTTTGCAGGGGCTGGAAACATTGTCCCTGCGGGTAGAACGCCATAGTCAGAATGCATTAGCATTGGCGCAATGGTTGCAGCAGCATCCTAAAGTGGAGAAAGTGACTTATACCGGCTTGCCGGATTCACCGTATCACGAACTGGCGAAGAAATACCTGACCAATGGGTTCGGCTCCGTATTCACCTTTGATGTGAAAGGCGGATATGATGCGGCGAAGAAATTTATCAACTCACTGAAGTTAACCTCACATGTGGCCAATGTGGGTGATGTGAAAACACTCGCCATTCACTCTGCATCTACCACGCATGAGCAATTGACTGACGCGGAACAGGCTGCATCCGGCGTGTCCAGGAGTTCCATCCGCGTTTCTGTAGGTATCGAACATATTGATGATATCAAAGCCGATTTTGACCAGGCATTGAACGTATAA
- a CDS encoding cellulase family glycosylhydrolase: MFIFIFFTTACSKESNTVVPAELLYATRGNNPGIYDQSGRFVILRGVNYNSLGDYWQGNPAYPTVKKYDANDFKEMARFGMNCVRLVLSWSALEPQRGVYNYAYIDSIRMAIEDAAKYNIYIVLDMHQDAWGKYIVTPKNVSCEFPNKGWDGAPAWATLTDNMSTCMSSDFRESPPAVYHAFHNLWFNTNGIADDFASMWKELVKHTCGYKNVAGYDLFNEPGLGDGPLNLEFDRYSGVLSKTINSIRAGEKEAGGYEHIIIFEHTITWKGEKIPFTPRFDFTADNNIVFSAHNYFKDQPETILSLEQGMELFAVLSKFYQTAFFCGEWLYYEREYLNRFAAFEDAHFWSDTFWQWAAPPGDPHHVSWDGIPGNMKTTLFIETDANANSTGVYNEPAAKVISRAYPRAIQGKPLSLSSNPDNGEFHLAAKTETVGITTLWINDRFGEPVINGTNATVNHIEKVPGGYLADLIVNNHYTIDVTH; the protein is encoded by the coding sequence GTGTTTATTTTCATTTTTTTCACTACGGCCTGTTCCAAAGAATCCAATACTGTTGTCCCTGCTGAACTGCTCTACGCTACCCGCGGAAACAACCCGGGCATCTACGACCAGAGCGGCAGATTTGTGATTCTAAGGGGTGTCAACTATAATTCATTAGGCGATTACTGGCAGGGCAATCCGGCTTACCCTACTGTAAAGAAATACGATGCAAATGATTTTAAGGAAATGGCAAGGTTTGGTATGAATTGTGTTCGGCTGGTGCTGAGCTGGAGTGCCCTGGAACCTCAGCGCGGTGTTTACAATTATGCCTATATCGACAGTATCAGAATGGCTATTGAAGATGCCGCCAAATACAACATTTACATTGTGCTCGATATGCATCAGGATGCGTGGGGCAAATATATCGTAACACCGAAGAATGTAAGCTGCGAATTTCCGAATAAGGGATGGGATGGCGCACCGGCCTGGGCAACCCTGACTGACAATATGAGTACCTGCATGTCTTCGGATTTCAGAGAGTCACCGCCGGCAGTTTACCATGCCTTTCACAACCTGTGGTTTAATACAAATGGTATTGCGGATGATTTTGCCAGTATGTGGAAAGAACTGGTGAAGCATACATGCGGCTATAAAAATGTGGCAGGATATGATTTGTTCAATGAGCCGGGATTGGGTGACGGCCCTTTGAATCTGGAATTCGACCGATATTCCGGTGTCTTGTCTAAAACCATTAATTCCATACGTGCCGGAGAGAAAGAAGCCGGCGGCTATGAACATATCATCATTTTTGAACACACCATTACCTGGAAAGGTGAAAAAATTCCCTTTACTCCGAGATTTGATTTCACCGCAGATAACAATATCGTTTTTTCGGCACATAATTATTTCAAAGATCAGCCGGAAACCATATTGTCATTGGAGCAAGGTATGGAATTGTTTGCAGTACTTTCCAAATTCTATCAGACGGCATTTTTCTGCGGAGAGTGGCTCTACTATGAAAGGGAATACCTGAACCGGTTTGCGGCATTTGAAGATGCGCATTTTTGGAGCGATACGTTCTGGCAGTGGGCAGCCCCTCCGGGCGATCCGCATCATGTCAGTTGGGATGGCATACCCGGAAATATGAAAACCACCCTGTTTATCGAAACGGACGCAAATGCCAATTCTACGGGCGTTTACAATGAACCAGCAGCTAAGGTCATCAGCCGTGCTTATCCAAGAGCTATACAAGGTAAGCCATTGTCACTTTCTTCCAATCCGGATAACGGGGAATTTCATTTAGCGGCAAAGACAGAAACTGTTGGCATAACGACACTCTGGATAAATGACAGATTTGGTGAGCCGGTAATAAATGGCACAAACGCTACCGTGAATCATATCGAAAAAGTACCCGGTGGATATCTAGCAGATTTGATTGTAAACAATCATTATACGATTGATGTAACGCATTAA
- the metX gene encoding homoserine O-acetyltransferase: MSVHILTYNEPIRLESGTELPKVEIAYNTFGTLNADKSNVVWICHAFSANSDPTEWWPGMVGNGKFIDPEKYFIVCANMLGSCYGTTGPLSVNPETGKKYYNHFPVVTVRDMVQTLSILRKYLGIGKIHFACGFSMGGQQLLEWVIQEPDSFENILLGATNIKHSPWGIAFNESQRLAIEADSTFGEERDDAGANGMKAARSIGLISYRNYKAYCKTQEDTDNTKLENFKACSYQQYQGEKLVKRFNAYSYYILSKAMDNHNITRGRGDAKEVLSAIKCNTLVLGITSDYLYPLEEQQLLTSLIPHSIFVEIDSDYGHDGFLIEDVQMTKILSTFLRV, from the coding sequence GTGTCTGTGCATATACTAACATATAACGAACCCATCCGATTAGAATCCGGCACTGAACTTCCCAAAGTGGAAATTGCCTATAATACCTTTGGTACCTTGAATGCCGATAAATCAAACGTGGTCTGGATTTGTCATGCGTTCTCCGCCAACTCGGATCCGACGGAATGGTGGCCCGGAATGGTGGGAAACGGTAAGTTTATAGATCCTGAAAAATATTTCATTGTGTGTGCCAATATGCTCGGATCCTGCTATGGCACTACCGGGCCGTTGTCCGTGAATCCGGAAACGGGGAAAAAATATTACAACCATTTTCCGGTGGTGACGGTCAGGGATATGGTGCAAACCTTATCCATACTCAGAAAATACCTTGGTATCGGTAAGATACATTTTGCCTGTGGCTTTTCCATGGGTGGGCAACAGCTGCTGGAATGGGTGATACAGGAACCGGACAGTTTTGAAAATATTTTATTAGGGGCCACCAACATTAAACATTCTCCGTGGGGGATTGCATTTAATGAATCACAACGATTGGCTATTGAAGCCGATTCTACCTTTGGGGAAGAACGCGATGATGCCGGTGCCAATGGCATGAAGGCAGCACGCAGCATCGGCTTGATTTCGTACAGGAATTATAAGGCATATTGCAAAACACAGGAAGATACGGACAATACCAAGCTGGAAAATTTTAAAGCCTGTTCGTATCAGCAGTATCAGGGTGAAAAGCTGGTAAAACGCTTTAATGCCTATTCCTACTATATTTTGTCCAAAGCGATGGATAATCACAACATCACGAGAGGAAGGGGAGATGCTAAAGAAGTGTTGTCGGCTATCAAATGTAATACACTGGTGCTGGGCATTACTTCCGATTATCTGTATCCGCTGGAAGAACAGCAGTTGCTGACATCCCTGATACCGCACAGCATTTTTGTAGAGATAGATTCTGATTACGGCCACGACGGATTCTTAATAGAAGATGTACAGATGACTAAAATATTGAGCACCTTCCTGCGGGTATAA